CGGTGCACAAATCACGGGGTGGGGAACCGTTTGACGGCCCAAACACGTCCAATCCGATGTGCTGGAGGACTATCTGCGTGACCACGACGGGGTGATCACCCTGGCCCAGGCCAGGCAGGCCGGGCTGAGTCAGGATGCGGTTGCCCGCAAGGTGCGCGCGGGGAAATGGCTGCGATGTTCCCGCGCCGTCTACTTCGCCGACGATCGGCCGTTCACCGATGCCGCACGGATCCGAGTCGCGGTCTGGGTCCGAGGGCAACTGCCAGTGGGCTTGCCGCTGCGTGGTGGCACGGCGTAACGCAATACGCACCCGATGACGTAGAGGTGACGGTTCCCAGGGTGAGCAATCACATGAGGCGACCCGGCTCCCGCGCCCGCCGGCGTGACCTCGACCCGCGGGACGTCGTCGAACGCAGGGGTCTGCGGGTGACGGCATTGCCGCTGACGGTCGTCGAGGCGGCAGCACGCCGGGGCGGCGGCGCCAAGCTCATGGACGGTGCGTTGCAGCGCCACACCAACCTGCGTGACCTCTGGCGCGCACACCTACACAACAAGGGCAGGCACGGTTCACCCGCGGCCCGCCGACTGCTCATCGCCGCGGCCGACGGGGCGCGCTCGGAAGCCGAACGCCTCCTCGTCAAGCTGCTCAAAGAAGCCGGCATCACCGGCTGGAAGGCCAACTACCGCCTCGGCCGATACGTGATCGACGTGGCCTTTCCCGCCGACACGCTCGCGATCGAAACCGACGGCTGGGCGTTTCACCACGACCAGGAGGTCTTCCAGAAGGACCGCGTCAAACAGAACGAGATCGCGCTGATGGGCTGGCACGTGCTGCGGTTCACCTGGCTTGATCTGACCGAGTACCCGCAGCGGGTACTCGCCGAGATTCGCTGCGTCATCCGGTGCCGCTGAGTCGCCGCAGCCAGCTTCCGAATGGATGCCGCACGGTGACCGAGCCCATCCGCACCCGGCCGCGCACGATGAGGTGCAGGTGGTCCGACGGCGGGTTGGTGCGCACCTTGACCGTGGCACTGCCGGCGACGGCGTTGACGCCATTGAGGTCGGCGGTGGCCGCGGTGGGCACGATGATCTCGGTCGAGCTGCAGTAATCGTCGACCACGATCTCGACGACCCGGCCCGGCAGCACCGCCGAGGTGAAGTCGAGGGTCGTGCTGCACAGCCGGGTGTTCAGGTGCAGCGTGGGTGTC
The genomic region above belongs to Mycolicibacterium sp. HK-90 and contains:
- a CDS encoding DUF1707 domain-containing protein — encoded protein: MDSGQHDHLRVSDAERAKVGQLLERAVGEGMITLDEFTERYDAALAARTRGELSAVVADLPLAAPTPALQRSAIAPEELRGWMSSIVRRGQWTVTPTLHLNTRLCSTTLDFTSAVLPGRVVEIVVDDYCSSTEIIVPTAATADLNGVNAVAGSATVKVRTNPPSDHLHLIVRGRVRMGSVTVRHPFGSWLRRLSGTG